From a region of the Thermomicrobium roseum DSM 5159 genome:
- a CDS encoding site-specific integrase, with translation MPCGRRTSLRPRTWAGYESIVRVRIIPALGRLPLDKVEPQVLQAFASQLLTQGLSVQSVQNTHPLLHRPFADAVKWGLLGRNPCDLVDLSRASRLQLRALTAPEVARLLATCADDPLGPLVTVAVLSGLRLRELLALQWGDIDWERSEPSVVRSLQRVRGQGLVVVPPKTAASRRRVPLSPLALEALRRQRRHQVEWRLAAGPTWAEGDWVFTSVRGVPLDPAETTRRFHRLLERAGLPHRRFHDLRHTTASLLLADGVHPKVVASILGHSTVQVTLDVYSRVTPGLARQAAERLQQLVANSIAHSALASREEGGR, from the coding sequence GTGCCTTGCGGCCGGCGCACGAGCCTGCGGCCGCGCACCTGGGCTGGCTACGAGTCGATCGTGCGGGTCCGGATCATTCCGGCGCTCGGCCGCCTGCCCCTCGACAAGGTGGAGCCGCAGGTCCTGCAGGCCTTCGCCAGTCAGCTCCTCACGCAGGGGTTGAGTGTCCAGTCCGTCCAGAACACGCATCCGCTCCTCCACCGGCCCTTCGCCGACGCCGTCAAGTGGGGCCTGCTCGGGCGCAACCCTTGTGACCTGGTAGACCTGTCGCGGGCGAGCCGGCTGCAGCTTCGTGCCCTCACTGCCCCCGAGGTCGCGCGGTTACTTGCCACCTGTGCGGACGATCCCCTGGGGCCGCTCGTCACCGTCGCTGTCCTGTCCGGGTTGCGACTGCGCGAGTTGCTGGCCCTCCAGTGGGGCGATATCGACTGGGAACGGAGCGAACCCTCGGTGGTCCGGTCACTGCAGCGGGTGCGCGGTCAGGGTTTGGTGGTGGTGCCACCGAAGACCGCGGCCTCCCGCCGGCGCGTTCCCCTGTCACCGCTGGCACTCGAGGCGCTGCGACGCCAGCGGCGACACCAGGTCGAATGGCGGCTGGCGGCCGGGCCAACCTGGGCCGAAGGGGACTGGGTGTTTACCAGCGTGCGGGGGGTGCCGCTCGACCCGGCCGAGACGACGCGGCGCTTCCACCGCCTGCTCGAGCGCGCAGGACTGCCCCACCGGCGCTTCCACGACTTGAGGCACACCACGGCGTCCTTGCTCCTGGCCGACGGGGTGCACCCGAAGGTGGTCGCCAGTATCCTGGGGCACAGTACGGTCCAGGTCACGCTGGATGTCTACTCGCGTGTCACGCCGGGGCTCGCGCGCCAAGCCGCGGAACGCTTGCAGCAGCTCGTTGCTAACTCAATTGCTCACTCGGCGCTCGCGTCGCGGGAAGAGGGTGGCCGATGA
- a CDS encoding PucR family transcriptional regulator, whose product MGITVRELLEHPELKTRLVAGAAGLDRVITWAHVCELEDPTVWLSGGELVMTVGIGIPRDEAGQVAYIERLARARLSGLMICEGMRAPALSDAMLETADRLAVPVLLAAYDVPFVAVSRVVADANLGDEHERLRRTVQIYEVARLVVHGTAEDAELRGRLERILAARLIVLDLVLGQELLPVTVPEPEFLRAVRRAVERYPEGQLPAVVQLPELASGAIALPVPTRGRTFLVVVPKDRRRGHDVVVLRHVATVVALALERKAVERERQRRLAGELLAQLVDQRLNPDLAHELLLREHGFPEPPYAIAAVPELAVRLEELHTMLEGQFVPHAVIRRDGYFLVLLPDSSDALEVMRALATDRAIGWSDPIRSLSRIPVAVVEARWAAHVQERGLQRYAAVRGGALGWPLSLEAAQELVARVVAPVQAYDATHGTALLPSLRTFLACNGSWSETARRLSIHRQTLLYRLRRVEMLTGLRVDRLDDLATLWLAMRAAQILGADASNSAPQGSVVD is encoded by the coding sequence ATGGGCATCACGGTGCGCGAGCTGCTCGAACATCCAGAGTTGAAGACCCGCCTGGTAGCGGGTGCAGCTGGCCTCGACCGGGTGATCACCTGGGCCCATGTTTGCGAACTGGAGGATCCAACGGTCTGGCTGAGTGGTGGTGAACTCGTCATGACCGTCGGGATCGGTATACCCCGGGATGAGGCTGGGCAAGTCGCGTACATCGAGCGTCTCGCTCGGGCTCGTCTGAGCGGGCTCATGATCTGCGAGGGGATGCGGGCCCCAGCCCTGTCGGATGCCATGCTGGAGACGGCTGATCGCCTTGCCGTACCGGTTCTGCTCGCGGCCTACGATGTGCCGTTTGTCGCCGTCTCTCGGGTGGTGGCTGACGCCAATCTGGGCGACGAACATGAGCGCCTGCGTCGCACCGTGCAGATCTATGAGGTCGCGCGGCTCGTCGTGCACGGGACAGCCGAGGACGCGGAACTGCGGGGACGCTTGGAGCGGATCCTGGCTGCCCGACTCATCGTCCTCGACCTCGTACTCGGCCAGGAACTCCTGCCAGTGACGGTTCCCGAGCCGGAGTTCCTGCGGGCGGTGCGGCGCGCCGTTGAGCGCTATCCAGAAGGGCAGCTCCCCGCCGTGGTGCAGTTGCCCGAGCTCGCCAGTGGGGCTATCGCGTTGCCCGTTCCGACACGTGGTCGAACGTTCCTAGTCGTTGTGCCGAAGGATCGGCGACGCGGTCACGATGTCGTCGTCCTGCGGCATGTGGCGACGGTCGTTGCGCTCGCGTTGGAACGCAAGGCGGTCGAAAGGGAGCGGCAGCGACGCCTGGCGGGTGAGCTGCTCGCTCAGCTCGTCGACCAGCGCCTGAACCCGGACCTCGCTCATGAGCTCTTGCTCCGCGAGCATGGCTTTCCCGAACCACCGTATGCGATCGCTGCCGTGCCAGAACTCGCTGTGAGGCTCGAGGAGCTGCACACCATGCTCGAGGGACAGTTCGTTCCCCACGCCGTCATCCGGCGGGATGGTTACTTTCTCGTGCTGCTACCCGACTCGTCGGATGCGCTCGAGGTGATGCGGGCGCTCGCGACCGATCGGGCGATCGGGTGGAGCGATCCGATCCGCTCGCTCAGCCGGATACCAGTGGCTGTGGTAGAGGCTCGCTGGGCAGCGCATGTGCAGGAGCGCGGACTGCAGCGGTATGCAGCGGTGCGTGGCGGTGCGCTCGGCTGGCCCCTTTCGCTCGAAGCAGCTCAGGAACTGGTCGCGCGGGTGGTGGCTCCCGTGCAAGCGTACGACGCCACCCACGGCACGGCACTCCTGCCATCGTTGCGCACCTTCCTCGCCTGCAACGGATCATGGAGCGAGACGGCCCGTCGGCTGAGCATCCATCGCCAGACACTGCTCTATCGCTTGCGACGGGTGGAAATGCTGACGGGATTGCGCGTCGACCGGTTGGATGATCTGGCCACCCTCTGGCTCGCGATGCGAGCGGCTCAGATTTTGGGTGCTGATGCCAGCAACTCAGCCCCACAGGGATCGGTGGTCGACTAG
- a CDS encoding Gfo/Idh/MocA family protein, whose protein sequence is MIEKDRLRLALIGCGYFARYHAAAWRVIPQVELVAVCDRAPERAQAFAEQFDVPRYYTNPEALFRAERLDIVDIVTTPESHRELVELAARYGVHVICQKPMALSEADCVAMVESCERAGVSFMVHENFRWQRIFRRARTLTEAIGEPFFLRLWFRSHYDVFARQPYLATAERFIILDLGVHLLDLARFLMRDEFSTLYCITQRVHPQIRGEDVATILLRSRRGAAASIELSYASFAPRELFPQTLALIEGPLGTVLVEADGLLRLITSSGHTEERLAPPSLPWQEPPGEWIQEAVLAIQQHFVDCLRRGLMPETHGRDNLRTMQLVFAAYRSADTTSSIALDQSESERRG, encoded by the coding sequence ATGATCGAGAAGGACCGACTCCGACTTGCACTCATCGGGTGCGGGTACTTCGCTCGCTATCACGCTGCCGCCTGGCGCGTGATTCCGCAGGTCGAACTCGTGGCGGTGTGCGACCGTGCGCCAGAACGAGCGCAGGCGTTTGCCGAGCAATTCGACGTCCCTCGCTACTACACCAATCCGGAAGCGCTGTTCCGCGCAGAGCGCCTCGATATCGTCGATATCGTGACTACTCCGGAATCCCATCGCGAACTCGTCGAACTTGCAGCACGTTACGGCGTGCATGTCATTTGCCAGAAACCCATGGCGCTCTCCGAAGCCGACTGCGTCGCGATGGTCGAGTCGTGCGAGCGAGCCGGCGTGAGCTTCATGGTTCACGAGAACTTCCGCTGGCAGCGAATATTCCGTCGTGCCCGAACGTTGACCGAGGCGATTGGCGAGCCTTTCTTCCTCCGGTTGTGGTTCCGCAGTCACTACGACGTGTTCGCCAGACAACCGTATTTGGCTACTGCCGAGCGTTTCATCATCCTCGACCTCGGTGTTCACCTACTCGATCTCGCACGATTCCTGATGCGAGACGAGTTCTCGACGCTGTATTGCATCACACAGAGAGTCCATCCCCAGATCCGTGGTGAAGACGTGGCGACGATCCTCCTTCGCTCGCGACGAGGCGCTGCCGCCTCTATCGAACTGAGCTACGCGTCATTTGCACCGCGAGAGCTTTTCCCACAAACGCTCGCGCTCATCGAGGGCCCCTTGGGAACCGTCCTCGTCGAAGCCGACGGTCTCTTGCGCCTCATTACATCCTCCGGTCATACCGAGGAACGCCTCGCGCCACCCTCCTTGCCCTGGCAGGAGCCTCCTGGTGAATGGATCCAGGAGGCCGTCCTCGCCATCCAACAACACTTCGTCGATTGTTTGCGACGTGGACTGATGCCAGAGACTCACGGACGAGATAATTTGCGAACAATGCAATTAGTCTTTGCCGCTTATCGCTCTGCCGACACTACCTCGAGCATCGCCCTCGATCAGTCCGAGTCAGAAAGGAGGGGCTGA
- a CDS encoding ribulose-bisphosphate carboxylase large subunit family protein encodes MSFVRATYYVETPLTLEAAAEALASEQSTGTFIAVPLETAELKARYRARIERIELIETRSRPTLPGSRPASGSYQCGFVELAFPLENMGCNLPTLMATLAGNLFELSELSAIRLVDLDLPDEFAQAYTGPRFGIQGTRDIAQVYDRPLIGTIIKPSVGLSPEQTAVVVRELVEAGIDFIKDDELMANPPHNPLPARARAVMRVIRDYADRTGKYVIYAFNISDRLEDMIRHIEILVEEGARCCMVSLNWVGIAAFDYLRRNCPLIIHGHRNGWGMMTRAPGLGMDFRAYQKIWRLAGVDHLHVNGLANKFWEPDDSVVRSIHDMLQPLFGGYFAMPVISSGQWGGQAPDTYRRCRTIDLLYLAGGGIFAHPHGVAAGIRAIREAWEAAVAGISLAEYAQTHPDLAAALHHFGTARRGR; translated from the coding sequence GTGTCCTTCGTTCGCGCCACGTATTATGTGGAAACCCCTCTGACGCTTGAAGCGGCCGCTGAAGCGCTGGCGAGCGAACAATCCACAGGCACTTTCATCGCGGTGCCGCTGGAAACGGCGGAACTCAAAGCCCGCTACCGCGCCCGTATCGAGCGAATCGAACTGATCGAAACCCGGTCTCGGCCGACGCTCCCCGGGAGTCGCCCGGCTTCGGGCAGCTACCAGTGCGGTTTCGTCGAGCTTGCCTTTCCCCTGGAAAATATGGGGTGCAACCTTCCCACGCTGATGGCTACTCTTGCAGGCAATCTGTTCGAGCTTTCTGAACTCTCCGCAATTCGCCTCGTCGATCTCGACCTCCCGGACGAGTTCGCGCAGGCCTACACTGGACCGCGCTTCGGTATCCAAGGAACGCGAGACATCGCTCAGGTCTACGATCGGCCGCTTATCGGCACGATCATCAAACCGAGCGTCGGGCTGTCTCCCGAGCAAACAGCTGTGGTCGTGCGAGAACTGGTCGAGGCCGGTATCGACTTCATCAAAGACGACGAGTTGATGGCCAATCCACCGCATAACCCGCTCCCCGCCCGCGCTCGCGCCGTGATGCGAGTGATTCGTGATTATGCCGATCGCACCGGGAAATATGTGATTTATGCCTTCAATATTTCTGATCGTCTGGAAGACATGATTCGACACATTGAAATACTAGTAGAGGAAGGGGCTCGCTGCTGTATGGTAAGCTTAAATTGGGTAGGAATAGCAGCCTTCGATTATCTTCGCCGTAATTGCCCACTGATCATTCATGGTCACCGCAATGGTTGGGGCATGATGACGCGCGCACCTGGTCTCGGGATGGACTTTCGGGCGTATCAAAAGATCTGGCGTCTCGCCGGTGTCGATCATCTCCATGTCAATGGGCTCGCCAACAAATTCTGGGAGCCGGACGACAGTGTCGTCCGTTCGATCCACGACATGCTGCAGCCGCTGTTCGGTGGGTACTTCGCCATGCCGGTCATCTCGTCCGGGCAATGGGGTGGACAGGCGCCCGATACCTATCGCCGTTGTCGGACTATAGATCTCCTGTACCTTGCCGGAGGTGGAATTTTTGCTCATCCGCACGGTGTAGCAGCAGGAATTCGGGCGATCCGCGAGGCGTGGGAAGCCGCAGTCGCGGGGATCTCGCTCGCAGAATACGCGCAAACCCATCCTGATCTCGCAGCAGCTCTCCATCACTTCGGCACGGCTCGGAGGGGGCGCTGA
- a CDS encoding four-carbon acid sugar kinase family protein yields MSVDFAYIADDFTGATDVLEALASAGARARLYLDCAPSAVEPGLQAIGIATTARATAAAELPNVLAPLFDALVSLQPAIVQYKVCSTFDSSPEIGNIATVISTAWERFPYQSVLPVIVGAPRLGRWVVFGNLFARYGVTAKIYRLDRHPVMRFHPITPMEESDLGVILHHQGLPHPVEYLTVLDYTLDQSTSFEKFQRTDRTVLIADTLLEEHLTTLGRLVLAALRTPALVIGSSGATQAICNALIERGKFCGEPLLAAPYPVDPVLVVSGSCSRVSANQTQRAIQAGFCEIAIVPDKLLHNDAYIEEVAEKIAQQLCRGKSVIAHTCSGPDDPRLLNRHSPWERLHLGRELGRQLGELVARVAGRVPVRRIIVTGGDTSGYVALAAGLKALDPIAVIAPGAPLCRACAPQTCLDGIEFCFKGGQTGPEDFYLIARDGVKT; encoded by the coding sequence ATGTCGGTCGACTTCGCGTACATCGCCGACGACTTCACCGGAGCGACTGACGTGCTCGAGGCACTCGCTTCAGCCGGTGCCCGAGCCCGCCTCTACCTCGACTGCGCCCCGTCCGCTGTCGAGCCGGGGCTTCAGGCCATCGGTATCGCTACCACGGCTCGTGCGACAGCCGCGGCTGAGTTACCGAATGTCCTCGCTCCCCTGTTCGATGCGCTGGTCTCTCTTCAGCCAGCAATCGTCCAATACAAGGTATGCTCCACCTTCGATTCCTCGCCAGAAATCGGCAACATCGCCACGGTGATTTCCACAGCGTGGGAGCGCTTTCCATACCAGTCTGTGCTTCCTGTGATCGTCGGGGCACCACGACTCGGGCGGTGGGTCGTGTTTGGCAACCTCTTCGCTCGCTATGGGGTCACGGCGAAGATCTACCGGCTTGATCGGCACCCGGTTATGCGCTTCCATCCGATAACACCCATGGAGGAAAGCGATCTCGGGGTCATCTTGCACCACCAAGGGCTTCCCCACCCCGTCGAGTACCTGACTGTGCTCGACTACACTCTCGACCAGTCTACCTCGTTCGAGAAATTCCAGCGCACAGATCGAACGGTACTCATCGCCGACACCCTGCTCGAGGAGCACCTGACAACACTCGGCCGACTGGTTCTCGCAGCCCTTCGCACGCCGGCACTGGTCATCGGATCGAGCGGAGCGACTCAAGCGATCTGCAACGCTCTCATCGAAAGAGGGAAGTTCTGTGGAGAACCACTCCTTGCCGCACCCTATCCAGTCGACCCGGTCCTTGTCGTAAGCGGATCATGCTCGCGTGTGTCTGCAAACCAAACACAGCGAGCCATTCAAGCTGGTTTCTGCGAAATTGCTATCGTACCAGATAAATTACTCCACAATGATGCGTATATTGAGGAAGTAGCAGAAAAAATTGCGCAACAGTTGTGTCGCGGCAAGAGCGTGATCGCACACACCTGCAGCGGTCCTGATGATCCCCGCTTGCTGAACCGTCACTCGCCGTGGGAGCGCCTGCATCTCGGCCGTGAACTCGGTCGTCAGCTCGGCGAGCTTGTCGCCCGCGTTGCCGGGCGCGTCCCCGTCCGCCGCATCATCGTCACCGGTGGCGATACCTCAGGTTATGTCGCACTCGCCGCTGGCCTCAAGGCACTCGATCCGATCGCCGTAATCGCTCCGGGTGCGCCCCTTTGCCGTGCCTGCGCTCCGCAAACCTGCCTGGACGGCATCGAATTCTGTTTCAAAGGAGGACAGACAGGTCCTGAAGACTTCTATCTCATCGCGCGAGACGGCGTGAAGACGTGA
- a CDS encoding GntR family transcriptional regulator, whose protein sequence is MPAGLGNSRGHRQLLHQQAYEVIRNAIVQSDLPPGSVVSERTLSEQFGFGRAPIRAAIQRLAAEGFLLIVPQQGIIVASPSLEEVRDLFELRVALESYVVRRLALEPQEVDFVHLELLLEKQEKAAQEQNVRLYRQLDVDFHLFLAHSLGNSELYSSMERLSDRLHRIIASVISRRPARMLDSTIEHRAIVQAIATGDPDAAEMAMITHLDWAWNFLTGGHLPRHGR, encoded by the coding sequence ATGCCTGCTGGTCTCGGGAACTCCCGGGGACATCGGCAACTCTTGCACCAACAAGCGTACGAAGTGATCCGGAACGCTATCGTCCAGAGCGACTTGCCTCCGGGATCGGTTGTCTCCGAACGAACGCTCTCCGAGCAGTTCGGTTTCGGGCGAGCCCCGATCCGAGCCGCAATACAACGGCTCGCTGCTGAAGGATTTCTGCTGATCGTGCCGCAACAGGGAATTATCGTCGCGAGCCCCTCCCTCGAAGAGGTCCGAGACCTCTTCGAGTTGCGCGTTGCACTGGAGTCATACGTCGTCCGTCGCTTAGCTCTGGAACCTCAGGAGGTGGATTTCGTCCACCTCGAGCTGTTACTGGAGAAACAGGAAAAAGCCGCGCAGGAACAAAACGTCCGACTCTACCGACAACTCGATGTGGATTTCCACCTTTTCCTGGCGCACTCGCTCGGGAACAGCGAACTGTACTCCTCGATGGAGCGCTTGAGCGATCGACTCCATCGCATCATCGCGTCTGTCATTTCGAGACGCCCTGCCCGGATGCTCGACAGTACGATCGAGCATCGAGCGATTGTCCAGGCCATCGCCACGGGCGATCCGGATGCAGCGGAAATGGCTATGATCACCCACCTCGACTGGGCTTGGAATTTTCTCACAGGAGGCCATCTCCCTCGTCACGGCCGTTAA
- a CDS encoding SRPBCC family protein: protein MSARGEHGGDVTAGAETLLPASRERVWQFRLDIPLSTRCLPGVHDVVQVGERTFRGSVRFRAGFVQFACDATVELTELIPPERIRLTALATDPLTRETVTAHAVAELREDGERTAIRYTLTVSSPGLFGSLGWRMLEEVNRRMIDAFFRCVERTLLSEQPVETHE, encoded by the coding sequence GTGTCCGCACGGGGAGAACACGGCGGGGACGTTACAGCAGGGGCGGAGACGCTGCTCCCTGCCTCGCGGGAACGAGTGTGGCAGTTTCGCCTGGATATCCCGCTTTCCACGCGCTGCCTGCCTGGCGTCCACGACGTCGTCCAGGTCGGAGAGCGCACGTTTCGCGGGTCGGTGCGCTTTCGGGCCGGCTTCGTGCAGTTCGCCTGCGATGCCACCGTCGAGCTCACCGAGTTGATTCCCCCAGAGCGGATCCGCCTGACTGCCCTGGCGACTGATCCACTGACACGAGAAACGGTGACTGCTCATGCCGTTGCCGAACTTCGAGAAGACGGCGAGCGAACGGCGATCCGCTACACGCTCACGGTCTCGAGTCCTGGGCTCTTCGGCAGTCTCGGCTGGCGCATGCTGGAAGAGGTGAATCGCCGGATGATCGACGCATTCTTCCGCTGTGTCGAACGGACCCTGCTCAGCGAACAGCCGGTCGAGACGCACGAGTGA
- a CDS encoding phosphogluconate dehydrogenase C-terminal domain-containing protein, whose amino-acid sequence MQVAFRTIGIVGAAGRMGTRVRTRLAQRPELELLLVDVGKGAEQLQQEGLHVVSGVEAAQRSDVLVLAVPDNKIAAVAQELVPFVRSGCAVLYLDPAVPFAGVLPQRPDVTYFVVHPSHPPLFQDEETPEARRDHWGGIAPQSIVCTLLQGPEEHYQPCEQLAKEIFAPIRAAYRLNIHQMALLEPILSEAIAYTLLSVLRDAYHEAVARGIPEPAVRDFLLGHIRVELAILFGEIQWRPSDAAERVRMWTYPRLIKENWRRLFDDDQLHECVQIILES is encoded by the coding sequence ATGCAGGTTGCATTCCGCACGATCGGGATCGTCGGTGCTGCAGGTCGTATGGGTACCCGGGTTCGCACCCGTCTTGCCCAACGCCCTGAACTTGAGCTGCTCCTGGTCGATGTCGGCAAAGGAGCAGAGCAACTGCAGCAGGAAGGGTTACACGTTGTTTCCGGAGTCGAAGCAGCGCAGCGGAGCGATGTGCTCGTCCTTGCCGTTCCTGATAACAAAATCGCGGCAGTCGCCCAGGAGTTAGTTCCCTTCGTCCGCTCGGGTTGTGCAGTCCTGTACCTCGATCCGGCGGTACCCTTTGCTGGAGTCCTCCCCCAGCGCCCCGACGTGACCTACTTTGTCGTCCATCCGTCTCACCCTCCTCTCTTCCAGGATGAAGAAACACCGGAAGCACGACGCGACCACTGGGGAGGCATCGCGCCGCAATCGATCGTGTGCACCCTACTGCAAGGGCCTGAGGAGCATTACCAACCCTGCGAGCAACTCGCAAAGGAGATCTTCGCCCCGATTCGAGCTGCTTATCGCTTGAACATCCATCAAATGGCACTCCTCGAACCGATTCTGTCTGAGGCCATAGCCTATACATTACTTTCAGTTCTCCGTGACGCATATCACGAGGCCGTTGCCCGCGGCATCCCCGAACCGGCTGTTCGGGACTTCCTGCTTGGACACATCCGCGTCGAGCTCGCTATACTGTTCGGCGAAATACAGTGGCGTCCATCCGATGCCGCTGAGCGCGTTCGCATGTGGACGTATCCGCGTCTCATCAAAGAAAACTGGCGGAGACTCTTTGACGATGATCAGCTACACGAATGCGTGCAAATCATCTTGGAGAGTTGA